A single genomic interval of Polaribacter vadi harbors:
- the msrA gene encoding peptide-methionine (S)-S-oxide reductase MsrA yields the protein MNFIKPLFPVAVSLLLISCLGFSKKEEVKNDEIKNEKTLYIPTETTEIAYFASGCFWCVEAIFESVNGVEEAVSGYAGGHTKNPTYESSNTGKTGHAETVAVYYNPKKVSFKTLVTVFFGSQDPTTVNGQHPDYGSQYRSIAFYQNEAEKKIIEDEITRLNQEMYNGKIVTEVAKYTKFYKAEEYHQDFEKRNPNQSYIKAVSIPRLNKFKSKFPELLRDSEH from the coding sequence ATGAATTTTATAAAACCATTATTTCCTGTTGCAGTATCACTTTTACTAATTTCTTGTTTAGGTTTTTCTAAAAAAGAAGAAGTCAAGAATGATGAAATAAAAAATGAAAAGACACTTTATATACCCACTGAAACTACTGAAATTGCTTATTTTGCAAGTGGCTGTTTTTGGTGTGTAGAAGCTATTTTCGAAAGTGTAAATGGAGTAGAGGAAGCTGTTTCTGGTTATGCAGGTGGTCATACTAAAAACCCAACTTACGAAAGTAGCAATACTGGAAAAACAGGTCATGCTGAAACTGTGGCAGTATATTATAATCCTAAAAAAGTAAGTTTTAAAACTTTAGTCACTGTGTTTTTTGGTTCTCAAGATCCAACAACCGTAAATGGGCAACATCCAGATTATGGTTCTCAATATAGATCTATTGCTTTTTATCAAAATGAAGCTGAAAAGAAAATTATTGAGGATGAAATAACAAGATTAAACCAAGAAATGTATAATGGAAAAATAGTTACTGAAGTTGCTAAGTATACAAAATTTTATAAAGCAGAAGAATATCATCAAGATTTTGAAAAAAGAAATCCTAATCAAAGCTATATTAAGGCTGTTTCTATACCAAGGTTAAATAAATTTAAAAGTAAATTTCCTGAGTTGCTAAGAGATTCAGAGCATTAA
- a CDS encoding OmpH family outer membrane protein — protein MKLKLTLLLVAFISTFSIAQTKTGTIDSDYIINIMPESKIVIAKSQEYGARLDSMFSIKMEDYQARVKDFRDKEKEMGALMKKTLVKELTELEQDIKQYQDNGNKLMQLKQNELMRPLYKKLNLAIKEIAKENGYTLILTTTVNQFAYIDQEFDITKLVIAKLNIKEPEIKEPAQN, from the coding sequence ATGAAATTAAAACTTACTTTATTACTAGTCGCTTTTATCAGCACTTTTTCAATTGCACAAACAAAAACAGGAACTATTGACAGTGATTATATTATAAATATAATGCCAGAATCTAAAATTGTTATTGCAAAATCTCAAGAATATGGAGCAAGATTAGATTCTATGTTCTCTATTAAAATGGAAGATTATCAAGCTAGAGTCAAAGATTTTAGAGATAAAGAAAAAGAAATGGGTGCTTTAATGAAAAAAACTTTGGTTAAAGAATTAACAGAATTAGAGCAGGATATTAAACAATATCAAGATAATGGAAACAAGTTAATGCAGTTAAAGCAAAACGAATTAATGCGTCCATTATATAAAAAACTAAATCTTGCAATCAAGGAAATTGCCAAAGAAAATGGGTATACGCTTATTTTAACTACTACAGTAAATCAGTTTGCTTACATAGATCAAGAATTTGATATTACTAAATTAGTAATAGCTAAATTGAATATTAAAGAACCTGAAATTAAAGAGCCAGCACAAAATTAA
- a CDS encoding DUF2254 domain-containing protein produces MKDRFLQFFRKVYHLKDKIAFFPTIISLAGCAFAYIMMYAENQGISKYLIEFFPQLVINNTETARNILTTFIGGLISIMVFSFSMVMILLNQASSNFSPRLLPGLISNRKHQIILGIYIATILYCIFILVFIEPSGNKYQLPGFSVLWSIIFMVFSLGSFIYFIHSISQEIQIEFIMKRISSTAHKKLQNLLDLEKDKEFNFPDTSNWIEFKSKETGYFQDVSIKLLKEISLHNDCRLEIVSHKGTLCYKGEVLFKIEKELDEKNTDKIYKAFDFSNDEFIEDNYLIAFKHLKEIALKAMSPGINDPGTAMNAIDYLHELFKLRIIKQEKDFIFEEEECIILLHIVAFEDLIYKVMASLRTYCKHDVIVVKKMLLFLKDLKTYTSKEDKIEIINKEIENLLVDARIAITNKTDLQKLQDI; encoded by the coding sequence ATGAAAGATAGATTTTTACAATTCTTTAGAAAAGTTTATCATTTAAAAGATAAAATTGCTTTTTTTCCTACTATTATTTCTTTAGCAGGTTGTGCTTTTGCGTATATAATGATGTATGCAGAAAACCAAGGAATCTCTAAATATTTAATAGAGTTTTTCCCTCAATTAGTAATCAATAATACTGAAACTGCAAGAAATATTTTAACAACATTTATTGGAGGTTTAATTTCAATTATGGTGTTTAGTTTTTCTATGGTGATGATTTTATTAAACCAAGCTTCCAGTAACTTTTCGCCAAGATTATTACCTGGTTTAATATCTAATAGAAAACATCAAATAATTTTAGGGATTTATATTGCCACTATTTTATACTGTATTTTTATTTTAGTATTTATAGAACCTTCAGGTAATAAATATCAACTTCCAGGGTTTTCTGTACTTTGGAGCATCATTTTTATGGTCTTTTCACTAGGCTCTTTTATCTATTTTATTCATTCAATATCACAAGAAATTCAAATTGAATTTATAATGAAAAGAATTAGTTCTACTGCTCATAAAAAATTGCAAAACCTATTAGATTTAGAAAAAGATAAAGAATTTAATTTTCCTGATACTTCTAATTGGATTGAATTTAAATCGAAAGAAACTGGATATTTTCAAGATGTTTCTATCAAATTATTAAAAGAAATTTCTCTTCATAATGATTGTAGATTAGAAATTGTTTCACACAAAGGCACACTTTGCTATAAAGGAGAAGTTTTATTTAAAATTGAAAAGGAATTAGATGAAAAAAATACTGATAAAATATATAAAGCGTTCGATTTTTCTAATGATGAATTTATAGAAGATAATTATTTAATTGCCTTTAAACATTTAAAAGAAATTGCTTTAAAAGCGATGTCTCCAGGAATAAATGATCCTGGAACAGCCATGAATGCTATCGATTATTTACACGAATTATTTAAATTAAGAATTATAAAACAAGAGAAAGACTTTATTTTTGAAGAAGAAGAATGTATAATTTTATTACACATTGTAGCGTTCGAAGATTTAATTTATAAAGTAATGGCATCTTTAAGAACCTATTGTAAACACGATGTAATTGTGGTAAAAAAAATGCTTTTATTTTTAAAAGATCTTAAAACATATACTTCTAAAGAAGATAAAATTGAAATTATAAATAAAGAGATCGAAAACCTTTTGGTAGATGCAAGAATTGCAATTACTAATAAAACCGATTTACAAAAACTACAAGATATCTAA
- the miaA gene encoding tRNA (adenosine(37)-N6)-dimethylallyltransferase MiaA, translated as MKNTLITIVGPTAIGKTALSIELANHFKSDIISCDSRQFFKEMTIGTAVPSADELSAAKHHFIQNRSIFDAYNVGEFERDALAKLEDLFLKNPIQIMVGGSGLYVDAVLQGLDYFPEVDPKIREDLTKELEEKGIESLQKKLQKLDIETYNTIALENPHRIMRALEICIGSGKTYSEFRNKPKEPRNFNVIKVGLTADREIIYDRINQRVDVMIENGLVEEAQKLHQHKKINALQTVGYRELFSFFEEDFTKEFAIGEIKKNTRRFAKRQITWFKRDEKTLWFDYKSDIEKIINEVENSI; from the coding sequence ATGAAAAATACCTTAATAACCATTGTTGGCCCTACTGCAATTGGTAAAACTGCTTTAAGTATAGAATTAGCGAATCATTTTAAAAGTGATATAATTTCTTGCGATTCAAGACAATTTTTTAAAGAAATGACAATTGGAACCGCTGTTCCTTCTGCAGATGAGTTAAGTGCTGCAAAACATCATTTTATTCAAAATAGAAGTATTTTTGATGCTTATAATGTTGGTGAATTTGAAAGAGATGCTTTAGCAAAACTAGAGGACTTGTTTTTAAAAAACCCAATACAAATTATGGTTGGTGGTAGTGGTTTATATGTGGATGCTGTTTTACAGGGTTTGGATTATTTTCCTGAAGTTGATCCAAAAATTAGAGAGGATTTAACCAAAGAACTCGAAGAAAAAGGCATTGAAAGTTTACAAAAAAAATTGCAAAAACTAGATATAGAAACCTACAATACAATTGCTTTAGAGAATCCTCATAGAATAATGAGAGCCTTAGAAATTTGTATTGGTTCAGGAAAAACATATTCCGAATTCAGAAACAAACCAAAAGAACCTAGAAATTTTAATGTTATAAAAGTTGGTTTAACTGCAGATAGAGAAATTATTTATGACAGGATAAACCAACGAGTAGATGTAATGATTGAAAATGGTTTGGTTGAAGAAGCACAAAAACTACATCAACATAAAAAAATAAATGCCTTACAAACTGTAGGTTATAGAGAATTATTTTCTTTTTTTGAGGAGGATTTTACAAAAGAATTTGCCATTGGTGAAATCAAAAAAAATACAAGACGTTTTGCAAAAAGACAGATTACTTGGTTTAAAAGAGATGAAAAAACATTGTGGTTCGATTATAAATCGGATATAGAAAAAATTATTAATGAAGTTGAAAATAGTATATAA